In a single window of the Burkholderia pyrrocinia genome:
- a CDS encoding HlyD family type I secretion periplasmic adaptor subunit, giving the protein MNSLRTQALGDLLRRYGAVFRAAWSVRNQLDTQPRNFHELAFLPANLELAETPSHPAAKWTMRVIVALTISVVLITLFGQLDIVAVTKGKLLPGNRVKVIQPAITGVVRRILVNDGQRVAAGQLLMELDPTQAAADSDKARSMRIDASLAVARARSLLTAQSTNQAPAVEVVDGASREQQQGAQHFAEGLYREYRDKLSSAQAELLKRQAELETTRQEIGKLVATAPLTRQQADQYRALLADKYVAQTDYLDKERNALEQEHELMAQQSRARELSEGIREQRADIATTMSQFRSSQLDALDKATQQLEQSRNDETKADTRQKLMSLAAPVAGTVQQLQVHTLGGVVTAAQSLMEIVPDEAVEVEANIENRDIGFVKIGQSATVKIEAFPYTRYGYLTGTVISVSNDAVQDKKLGLTFVAHIRLPTNRILANGQWIHLTPGMEVTTEIKTGNRSVAHYFLDPVMQTVQESMRER; this is encoded by the coding sequence ATGAATTCTCTGAGAACCCAGGCGCTGGGTGATCTGTTACGCCGTTATGGCGCAGTGTTTCGCGCGGCTTGGTCCGTTCGAAATCAACTCGATACGCAACCTCGCAACTTTCATGAGTTGGCGTTTCTTCCGGCGAACCTGGAGCTGGCTGAAACCCCTTCTCATCCCGCCGCAAAATGGACGATGCGAGTGATTGTCGCTTTGACAATTTCGGTCGTGCTCATAACGCTCTTTGGACAATTGGACATTGTCGCTGTCACGAAGGGAAAACTACTTCCAGGCAATCGTGTCAAGGTTATTCAACCTGCTATCACCGGCGTGGTCCGACGCATTCTTGTGAATGATGGGCAGCGTGTGGCGGCGGGTCAACTGCTGATGGAGTTGGACCCAACGCAGGCCGCTGCGGATTCAGATAAGGCGCGGTCGATGCGCATCGATGCTTCGCTTGCGGTGGCACGTGCGCGTTCGCTTCTGACGGCGCAAAGCACGAATCAAGCACCAGCAGTGGAAGTGGTCGACGGCGCATCACGGGAGCAACAGCAGGGAGCACAGCATTTCGCGGAAGGCCTGTACCGCGAGTATCGAGACAAGCTAAGTAGCGCCCAGGCGGAGCTACTTAAGCGTCAGGCTGAGCTCGAGACGACGCGTCAGGAAATAGGGAAGCTGGTTGCGACGGCGCCACTCACCCGCCAACAGGCTGATCAGTATCGAGCCCTTCTTGCCGATAAATATGTTGCACAGACCGACTATTTGGACAAGGAGCGCAATGCGCTTGAACAGGAGCATGAATTGATGGCGCAACAAAGTCGCGCCCGAGAACTCTCGGAGGGAATTCGAGAGCAAAGAGCCGATATCGCAACAACGATGTCTCAGTTCCGCAGTTCCCAACTGGATGCGCTTGATAAAGCTACTCAGCAATTGGAGCAGAGCCGCAATGATGAAACCAAGGCAGACACTCGTCAGAAGCTCATGAGCCTTGCTGCACCGGTGGCTGGCACCGTTCAGCAACTCCAAGTTCATACCCTCGGTGGCGTCGTAACGGCAGCGCAATCGTTGATGGAGATCGTCCCTGACGAGGCGGTCGAGGTCGAGGCGAATATCGAGAACAGGGATATCGGCTTCGTAAAGATAGGACAGAGCGCAACGGTCAAGATCGAAGCATTTCCATACACTCGCTACGGCTACTTGACTGGTACGGTGATCTCGGTCTCGAACGATGCTGTACAGGACAAGAAGCTCGGTCTGACCTTCGTTGCTCACATTCGCCTGCCGACAAATCGGATTCTGGCGAACGGTCAGTGGATACATTTAACGCCAGGTATGGAGGTCACCACGGAGATCAAGACGGGCAATCGGAGTGTTGCGCATTACTTCCTCGATCCGGTGATGCAGACTGTGCAGGAGAGCATGCGTGAGCGATAG
- a CDS encoding TolC family protein: MSDRNIRAIADGVLLIASCLCVPSSSGAWEFDPLLANRSVPQTAAASMHSNEVLGICVFGAVSNPLPLQEAVERALCNNPKTREAWANVKIAAAGMGAARGSYLPTISGNWQGVRDDSRTDIIGHPEFSSNYRNSVLRTESVSLNWVLYDFGGRGAALANANALLAAAKASHEATLETVFAGVAKDYYATQAAQGAYVASQEIEQTAHDSFNAARERVNSGISPISDELQAQTSWAEAVTNRTKTHGDWLGAVGTLASDMDLDPDTPLILPDVREGVRPDSDFTESVDQLILEAKRTHPSVRAAQAQLEAATQKVKQTRAEGMPNLSFVAKYSWNNQPTTLEVGVPQFPANGREWYLGFQVTIPFFEGFTRTYQVHEAEAKSELQRDTLNEIEQQVGLDVWTSYHALKTATDNLNDTATLLDVARRSHEAARRRYQVGVGSILELLSAQSSLAAAKRQRIQSLTDWRSARLQLAAKLGRLGISDVGREAGP; encoded by the coding sequence GTGAGCGATAGAAATATTCGGGCGATCGCGGATGGCGTACTGCTCATCGCATCGTGTCTGTGTGTGCCGTCATCGAGCGGAGCGTGGGAGTTTGATCCGCTATTAGCCAATCGATCCGTGCCGCAAACGGCCGCTGCTTCCATGCACAGCAACGAGGTGTTGGGAATCTGTGTGTTCGGCGCTGTTTCTAACCCACTTCCTCTTCAGGAGGCTGTGGAGAGGGCTCTGTGCAACAACCCGAAAACCCGTGAAGCGTGGGCGAACGTTAAGATTGCAGCGGCAGGGATGGGTGCTGCGCGCGGATCTTATCTGCCAACGATTTCCGGAAACTGGCAAGGCGTGCGAGACGACAGCAGGACCGATATCATCGGACATCCCGAGTTCAGTTCCAACTACCGCAATAGTGTGCTGCGGACCGAGAGTGTTTCGTTGAACTGGGTGTTGTACGACTTTGGCGGAAGAGGGGCCGCACTGGCGAATGCGAATGCTCTGTTGGCAGCAGCCAAAGCTAGCCACGAAGCCACTCTGGAAACAGTGTTCGCCGGCGTCGCAAAAGACTACTACGCAACCCAGGCAGCACAGGGGGCGTACGTCGCGTCGCAGGAAATTGAGCAGACCGCTCATGACAGTTTCAATGCTGCGCGAGAGCGAGTGAATAGCGGCATTTCACCCATCAGCGATGAACTGCAAGCTCAGACGTCTTGGGCCGAGGCGGTGACCAATCGGACGAAAACACATGGAGACTGGCTGGGCGCCGTTGGTACCCTCGCATCAGATATGGATCTCGATCCTGACACTCCATTAATACTGCCTGACGTGCGGGAAGGCGTAAGGCCGGACTCCGATTTCACGGAGTCGGTCGACCAGCTTATCTTAGAGGCGAAAAGGACACACCCGAGCGTGCGCGCAGCGCAAGCACAGCTTGAGGCGGCAACGCAAAAGGTGAAGCAAACCCGCGCGGAGGGCATGCCAAACTTGAGTTTCGTTGCCAAGTACAGTTGGAACAATCAACCGACCACGCTAGAGGTCGGCGTACCCCAGTTTCCGGCGAACGGACGCGAGTGGTATTTGGGGTTCCAGGTCACGATCCCATTCTTCGAGGGTTTTACGCGAACATACCAAGTCCACGAAGCGGAGGCAAAGTCTGAATTGCAGCGTGACACGCTCAACGAAATTGAGCAGCAAGTCGGACTCGACGTATGGACCAGCTACCACGCATTGAAGACCGCGACCGACAACCTAAATGACACCGCGACGCTGTTGGACGTAGCGCGCCGGTCACATGAGGCAGCGCGACGACGATATCAGGTCGGTGTTGGAAGCATTCTGGAGCTGCTGAGTGCACAATCGTCGCTTGCTGCCGCGAAGCGCCAACGCATTCAGTCTTTAACCGACTGGCGTTCGGCAAGGCTCCAACTCGCAGCGAAACTCGGTAGACTGGGAATTTCCGATGTTGGAAGGGAGGCGGGGCCCTAG
- a CDS encoding DUF2191 domain-containing protein — protein sequence MRTTVTVDDTLYARALELAEPGMLPADLFRAALETFVRVQAGQRLAALGGRAPDMADVPRRAPEATAR from the coding sequence ATGCGTACCACCGTCACCGTCGACGACACTCTCTATGCGCGCGCACTCGAACTCGCCGAACCGGGCATGCTGCCGGCCGACCTGTTCCGGGCGGCACTGGAAACGTTCGTTCGTGTCCAGGCCGGCCAACGCCTGGCCGCCCTGGGCGGTCGCGCGCCCGACATGGCAGATGTCCCTCGCCGCGCCCCTGAGGCAACCGCCCGATGA
- a CDS encoding type II toxin-antitoxin system VapC family toxin, which yields MSVLVDTSVWVEHFRRPLPALIQLLRVDNVLTHPLVILELTCGTPPEPRARTLGDLALLRQTRLATPGEVADWIERERLYGRGCGAVDCTLLASVLLTPSTRLWTRDRRLVQLAEQFGVHYVPPDLH from the coding sequence ATGAGTGTCTTGGTCGACACGTCAGTGTGGGTCGAGCATTTCCGGCGGCCACTACCGGCGCTTATCCAGCTTCTGCGCGTCGATAACGTCCTGACGCATCCACTGGTGATACTCGAGCTCACGTGTGGGACGCCGCCCGAACCGCGGGCTCGAACGCTGGGGGATCTCGCGTTATTGCGCCAAACGCGCCTCGCGACGCCAGGCGAAGTAGCGGACTGGATCGAGCGGGAACGGCTGTATGGGCGCGGATGCGGTGCGGTGGATTGCACGCTGCTGGCATCGGTGCTGTTGACCCCGAGCACCCGCCTCTGGACGCGCGATCGCCGGCTCGTGCAACTGGCGGAGCAATTCGGGGTTCACTACGTACCGCCTGACCTGCATTGA
- a CDS encoding H-NS family nucleoid-associated regulatory protein produces the protein MATYRELKAQADALAQQAEEARLAELDSIITTMREQIAEFGITPEQLFGRRRAVATNTRAPIAPKYRDPKTGATWSGRGKAPQWIAGAKNRDRFLIEQ, from the coding sequence ATGGCTACCTATCGCGAACTCAAAGCGCAGGCAGACGCACTGGCACAGCAAGCAGAAGAAGCGCGGCTCGCCGAGCTGGACAGCATCATCACGACGATGCGTGAACAGATTGCCGAATTCGGCATCACACCTGAGCAGCTTTTCGGGCGGCGCCGTGCGGTTGCGACGAACACGCGGGCGCCGATCGCGCCGAAGTATCGCGACCCGAAGACCGGCGCGACCTGGAGCGGGCGTGGCAAGGCTCCCCAATGGATTGCGGGCGCGAAGAACCGCGATCGGTTCTTGATCGAACAATAA
- a CDS encoding WG repeat-containing protein, producing the protein MAHRMYMFNLQDIGPADTPCLNMVEWNYDFPTVLSPLLAVAPFLARNRCNDTGNDDGVYAEAEGGKARMARLYAFLERHADRLIDDLDAFREAKRKIFAFLENRAIHRYFHLNGWDVFNLSAEPHVELAQALLARIERDNARIEHAIEADDLAILDQCEGLAEEGVTSFRELINQDHYDYGWEPLTSIYYEQVEVFEQDEKMGVMAITGETLVPPRYDEICFDAWMEVAIVRQGDRYGHIDSQGKAITPVQYERVWAFWRGEHARVLYDGKFGVVDRNGVQVIPCRYTALTVLLHSGSRCWAACEHERWGVLDASGQWRLPAEYESIDDSIGRIVATRPGKDVPDIFTRRFVRLGTFPDDDIVAYEVEHDEDSKVFRYEVKQAGTETVTVFDEDGQPVGT; encoded by the coding sequence ATGGCGCATCGCATGTACATGTTCAATCTGCAGGACATCGGTCCGGCCGACACGCCGTGTCTGAACATGGTGGAGTGGAACTACGACTTCCCGACGGTGTTGAGTCCGCTGCTGGCGGTAGCGCCATTCCTGGCACGCAATCGTTGCAACGATACCGGCAATGACGACGGAGTTTATGCCGAAGCGGAAGGCGGTAAAGCGCGGATGGCCAGGTTGTATGCGTTCCTGGAGCGTCATGCCGACCGCCTGATCGACGATCTCGACGCGTTCCGGGAAGCCAAGCGCAAGATATTCGCATTCCTCGAAAATCGCGCGATCCACCGGTACTTTCATCTGAACGGATGGGATGTGTTCAACCTGTCGGCGGAGCCGCACGTCGAACTGGCCCAGGCGTTGCTAGCACGCATCGAGCGCGACAACGCGAGAATCGAGCACGCGATCGAGGCCGACGATCTCGCCATACTCGACCAGTGCGAGGGTCTGGCGGAAGAGGGCGTCACCAGTTTTCGCGAGCTGATCAACCAGGACCACTACGACTACGGGTGGGAACCGTTGACCTCGATTTACTACGAGCAGGTTGAAGTGTTCGAGCAAGACGAGAAGATGGGCGTGATGGCCATCACGGGCGAGACGCTGGTGCCACCGCGCTACGACGAGATCTGCTTCGATGCATGGATGGAAGTTGCAATCGTGCGGCAAGGCGACCGATACGGACATATCGATAGCCAGGGGAAAGCGATTACGCCGGTGCAGTACGAGCGCGTATGGGCGTTCTGGCGCGGGGAACATGCGCGGGTGCTGTACGACGGAAAGTTCGGGGTGGTGGATCGCAACGGCGTACAGGTCATCCCGTGCCGTTATACGGCCTTGACCGTGCTGCTGCACTCCGGCAGCCGATGCTGGGCCGCCTGCGAACACGAGCGATGGGGCGTGCTCGATGCTTCAGGGCAATGGCGTCTGCCGGCCGAATACGAATCGATCGACGACTCGATCGGCCGGATCGTTGCGACCCGTCCCGGCAAGGACGTGCCGGACATCTTTACCCGTCGCTTCGTGCGGCTCGGCACATTCCCTGACGACGATATCGTGGCGTACGAGGTCGAACACGACGAGGACAGCAAGGTGTTTCGCTATGAAGTCAAGCAGGCGGGTACCGAAACGGTAACCGTGTTCGACGAAGACGGCCAGCCGGTCGGCACCTGA
- a CDS encoding sensor histidine kinase, whose product MYSILPAFVSALFLGFGLYVLATKGLTRVSVPFVLMCATTFVWQGTWAFLFQTTEADVANLLVKAGYLFILFLPTTFYHFVTEIVSRRDERPIMFASYGLCVLLAVLLVTSNVVVDGFRLHFFGPYPKAGPLHPLHVVQTVFLVGRSGWLLIDARRQERARDVRQLLAQCLVSLGLYSLAATDYAVNYGVEFYPVGVLFIAISLGILATSIVRYGLMGPYLLAATVAHEVATPLAAIGLHADELRNVLPVLLRGYRLAVEHRLCADDLYPGQLERLPTLASSIRRQVDTTSTVVEMSLASFTLDRLDRHGFAAYPIRACVDAAVDRFPFRPGERDRVSVDAIDPDLRFSGSDSLVIFVIFNLLKNALYAIHANGRGQIEIDAHRSNGYCVVRFSDTGPGIAPDVLPRIFDAFFSTKSHGRGAGMGLSFCRRVCEALGGTIACESVLGVRTTFTIRLPEPGAPADQALRDPPAPTRRYRIG is encoded by the coding sequence ATGTACTCGATCTTGCCCGCGTTTGTATCTGCGTTGTTTCTCGGGTTTGGCCTCTACGTGCTGGCCACCAAGGGTCTCACGCGCGTATCCGTCCCGTTCGTCCTGATGTGCGCGACGACCTTCGTCTGGCAGGGAACGTGGGCCTTCCTGTTCCAGACGACCGAGGCGGACGTTGCCAACTTGTTGGTCAAGGCAGGCTATCTGTTCATCCTCTTTCTGCCGACGACCTTCTATCATTTCGTGACGGAGATCGTGTCGCGTCGGGACGAGCGGCCGATCATGTTCGCCTCCTACGGACTCTGCGTCCTGCTGGCTGTGCTGCTGGTCACGAGCAATGTGGTCGTCGACGGATTCCGCCTGCATTTCTTTGGCCCGTATCCCAAGGCGGGCCCACTGCATCCGTTGCACGTCGTGCAGACGGTATTCCTGGTCGGCCGCAGCGGCTGGCTCCTGATCGACGCAAGACGACAGGAGCGAGCTCGAGACGTCCGGCAACTGCTCGCGCAATGTCTCGTCAGCCTGGGCCTCTATTCGCTCGCTGCCACCGACTATGCGGTGAACTACGGAGTCGAGTTCTATCCGGTCGGGGTGCTGTTTATCGCGATCAGTCTCGGGATTCTCGCGACGTCGATCGTCCGCTATGGCCTGATGGGCCCCTATCTCCTGGCCGCGACGGTCGCGCACGAAGTGGCTACGCCGCTGGCGGCGATCGGCCTGCACGCGGACGAGCTGCGCAACGTCCTGCCGGTGCTGCTGCGCGGGTATCGGCTGGCGGTGGAGCACCGCTTGTGCGCCGACGATTTGTATCCTGGACAGCTGGAGCGGCTGCCGACGCTCGCGTCGTCGATCAGGCGCCAGGTCGACACCACGAGTACCGTGGTCGAAATGTCCCTGGCGTCCTTTACGCTGGACCGACTGGATCGCCACGGTTTCGCGGCCTATCCGATACGGGCCTGTGTCGACGCCGCGGTGGATCGCTTTCCCTTCCGTCCGGGTGAGCGAGACCGCGTATCGGTCGACGCGATCGATCCGGACCTTCGGTTTTCCGGATCCGACTCGCTCGTGATCTTCGTCATTTTCAATCTGCTGAAAAATGCCCTGTACGCGATCCACGCAAACGGCCGTGGGCAGATCGAGATCGACGCCCATCGCAGCAACGGTTACTGCGTGGTGCGTTTCAGCGATACGGGCCCGGGCATCGCCCCCGATGTGCTCCCTCGAATCTTCGACGCCTTCTTCTCAACCAAATCGCACGGTCGCGGCGCCGGCATGGGCTTGAGCTTCTGTCGCCGCGTATGCGAAGCGCTCGGCGGCACCATCGCGTGTGAATCCGTCCTCGGCGTCCGGACCACGTTCACGATTCGGCTGCCGGAGCCCGGGGCGCCGGCGGACCAGGCATTGCGCGATCCGCCGGCGCCCACCCGACGCTATCGCATCGGGTAA
- a CDS encoding acyl-CoA thioesterase yields MLTRDAILHVLSHETAHLSEKTFHHVIDIYLKDSNAFMNTYFARYFEWQGVCRERWFHECIHNNLLAAGGSFVTKRAHQEYVHETFPFQRVDCYLNTFEVRQCSAYLLFRFYVDGRQVSLGYQQIVFAGSDKRIRRFPAGIIERVKAYELILPSAAN; encoded by the coding sequence ATGTTGACGCGAGACGCGATTCTTCACGTCCTTTCCCACGAAACGGCACATCTGTCCGAGAAAACCTTCCACCACGTGATCGACATTTACCTCAAGGATTCCAATGCCTTCATGAACACTTATTTCGCACGCTATTTCGAATGGCAGGGCGTGTGCCGTGAACGCTGGTTTCACGAATGCATCCACAACAACCTGTTGGCGGCCGGCGGGTCGTTCGTGACGAAGCGCGCGCATCAGGAATACGTCCACGAGACGTTTCCGTTCCAGCGGGTCGATTGCTATCTCAATACGTTCGAGGTTCGGCAGTGTTCGGCCTATCTGCTGTTTCGCTTCTACGTTGACGGACGACAGGTGTCGCTGGGGTATCAGCAGATCGTGTTTGCCGGTTCCGACAAGCGGATCCGCCGGTTTCCGGCGGGCATCATCGAGCGGGTCAAGGCGTATGAACTGATCCTGCCGTCCGCCGCGAACTGA
- a CDS encoding response regulator → MQLFVRQPVLYPVSVVFVDDNPDFLQALRGAFPDEHLNRFFTQPQEALDFVSSRDAEMPPTAADYFGAEKKGGNAIGQDVLADPARFEAVGAVVVDYSMPEVDGIQFLSSIRNANCMKILLTGIADERVAVDAFNAGLIDCYLKKTDVEMARKLATVLDNAKRKHCAARGHISLHEAGATYRDPRIVKLIDEVAAREGIVEYYWRPNQDAVLMFDAAGAPSVFLAWSEEDWSFHCDIVADAGGPAELCRGMEARRIMPLFWPSQAYRPGLADVHCAAPLPVPGWHGTFYSWTRLDDSATERELPSLAKWRHA, encoded by the coding sequence ATGCAACTCTTCGTTAGGCAGCCGGTGCTCTATCCCGTGTCCGTGGTGTTTGTCGACGACAATCCGGATTTCCTGCAGGCGCTGCGGGGCGCATTTCCGGACGAACACCTGAACCGCTTTTTTACGCAACCCCAGGAGGCGCTCGACTTCGTGTCGTCGCGTGACGCGGAGATGCCACCAACGGCCGCGGACTATTTCGGTGCGGAGAAAAAAGGCGGAAATGCGATCGGCCAGGATGTGCTCGCCGATCCCGCCCGATTCGAGGCAGTGGGCGCGGTGGTCGTCGACTATTCAATGCCGGAGGTCGACGGCATCCAGTTTCTGTCCTCCATCCGCAACGCGAACTGCATGAAAATCCTGCTCACCGGCATCGCCGATGAGCGCGTGGCGGTGGATGCGTTCAACGCGGGACTGATCGATTGCTATCTGAAGAAAACCGACGTCGAGATGGCGCGCAAGCTGGCAACCGTGCTGGACAACGCGAAACGCAAGCACTGCGCGGCCCGCGGGCACATCAGCCTGCATGAGGCGGGGGCGACCTACCGGGATCCGCGGATCGTCAAACTGATCGATGAGGTGGCCGCGCGGGAAGGCATCGTCGAATACTACTGGCGCCCCAATCAGGACGCGGTGCTGATGTTCGACGCCGCCGGCGCGCCAAGTGTATTTCTCGCCTGGAGCGAAGAGGACTGGTCGTTCCACTGCGACATCGTGGCCGACGCGGGCGGACCGGCCGAATTGTGCCGCGGCATGGAAGCGCGACGCATCATGCCGCTGTTCTGGCCATCTCAGGCCTATCGGCCGGGCCTCGCGGACGTTCACTGCGCGGCCCCGCTACCCGTTCCGGGATGGCACGGCACGTTTTACAGCTGGACCCGTCTGGATGATTCGGCCACCGAGCGCGAGCTGCCCTCCTTGGCAAAATGGCGTCACGCGTAA